A genomic segment from Lasioglossum baleicum chromosome 5, iyLasBale1, whole genome shotgun sequence encodes:
- the LOC143209102 gene encoding chitin synthase chs-2 isoform X8, whose protein sequence is MNHRVSGETPVENLTLTMPNFEESNNLNSSLFVDFENYEDDFSESKNGHTISEQSVKQNVLPWDTFKKVPTKKESASMQNNEWLSFVMRIIKFLMYSIIFIIILSCSLIAKCAVLFAVSQLDEEHTTQLCDYYSDFKEDLNAKISREGRTIWTWCIIFMFLVPECFSILQSIWYSIFKKNEKMPKTQNLAIFLALETLHPIGFALLLFYSLPRINSIEAAAICSCMSFVPVLISKSKRSSYSSNLYYNFKMHTSCITDLLSQNQKYTGTSKMFILVISCNILALLAQGSGLVLPFFIHRNTNGTPTWVLPVSLLLSSCRWWLNYVSDHSYCGLIKFLAAVRTDLENSRHLLQGYIAFWRCLIFISSALVISIFKGIQFREFFKFLGMSQYNVELAFSNSSFVGNTLNTVFYFGDNEFQQEDPYTLTVNALAPLYTFLIQTFCGFLVYRVAIFAYKTQMHKFGVALPISLVTPGTTLLIIMFCIVRNGDSCVFRDFLSDYLFFKEPMSYNDIKDFILSWHIWCWIIWWLSQIWISLQLWFNQKEKLAPVEKIFYNSTYDSLMIDQFIGLNKRKYQIYDAVKNEEHFDLTMQFKADHIQEMERSSNSDSGFSEENTNKKNACATQIYACVTMWHENKEEMMALIGSILRLDTDQCAMRVTQKYYKIFIKDYYELDTHICFDDAFCCMHGCIGPCNHLEHETQINKYVTTFLETMEEAVKNLGMCPISPTKYPTPYGGQLIWTLPGKTRLTVHLKDKNRIRHRKRWSQVMYMYYLLGYRLMDPSIDVDRKELITENTYILTLDGDVDFRPVTVKALIDLMKKDKTLGAACGRIHPVGQGPMIWFQKFEYAIGHWLQKSTEHTTGSVLCSPGCFSLFRAKALMQRNVIAKYATRSTEPKHYIQYDQGEDRWLCTLLLQAGCRVDYCAAGDAYTHAPETFKEFYSQRRRWIPSTMANIFDLLNTSKETRKLNSNISWLYVVYQWILTGSTIIGPSFIYLMMAGAFVTSFHIDNWTSFSLNLIPIIVFLIVCFFCEDRIQLIVAEIITILYSLVMIVVLVGILLEVAAEGSFAPNTLLFFIVISHFVLTGFMHPHEISCLNSGIIYYITVPSMYMLLIIYSIFNIHNVTWGTRESKQQIKSSEETNDSQLRQNDKFRNNWTKPFVNSFKYDFCRNNSKKQEEYLQSIYNAINEINIRLEKIESNHRIGNISKDNAEVSSDNETSTHDDKNDHAIKDELYANADLESTNSIQSYNSVYNEHTNYLISPRWLQNAHKKDIYASRTDRMSLHNCICYHLIYSIFSNAGS, encoded by the exons ATGAATCACCGCGTGAGCGGTGAAACACCTGTGGAGAATTTAACTCTCACTATGCCAAATTTCGAAGaatcaaataatttaaattcgtCGCTATTCGTCGATTTCGAAAATTACGAGGACGATTTTTCTGAATCCAAAAATGGACACACAATTTCTGAACAATC GGTCAAACAAAATGTTTTACCATGGgatacatttaaaaaagtccCAACAAAAAAAGAAAGCGCATCGATGCAAAATAATGAATGGTTGAGTTTTGTTATGCGTATTATTAAATTTCTCATGTACAGTATCATTTTCATCATTATCCTTAGCTGTAGCTTAATTGCCAAATGTGCAGTCCTTTTTGCAGTTTCACAACTCGACGAAGAACATACTACGCAACTGTGCGATTATTATTCAG ATTTTAAGGAAGATTTGAATGCAAAAATTTCCAGAGAGGGTAGGACAATCTGGACATGGTGCATCATATTTATGTTCCTCGTACCGGAATGTTTCAGCATTTTACAGTCTATATGGTattctattttcaaaaaaaatgaGAAGATGCCCAAGACACAAAATCTAGCAATATTTCTTGCATTGGAAACTCTTCATCCAATTGGTTTCGCACTGTTACTCTTCTACAGTCTTCCAAGGATTAACTCTATAGAAGCTGCAGCAATATGTAGTTGTATGTCTTTCGTACCTGTTCTAATAAGTAAGTCAAAACGTTCTTCATATTCtagtaatttatattacaattttaaaaTGCACACGTCTTGTATTACAGATTTACTCTCCCAAAATCAGAAGTATACAGGAACATCTAAAATGTTCATATTAGTTATATCGTGCAATATTTTAGCATTACTTGCCCAAGGATCTGGATTGGTGTTACCTTTTTTTATACATCGTAATACGAATGGTACTCCGACGTGGGTTCTTCCTGTATCGCTTTTATTATCTTCTTGTCGTTGGTGGCTCAACTATGTTTCCGATCATAGTTATTGCg GTCTCATAAAGTTTTTAGCAGCAGTAAGAACAGATCTAGAAAATAGCCGTCATTTGTTACAAGGATACATAGCATTTTGGAGATGTTTGATATTCATTTCTAGTGCCCTCgtgatttcaatttttaaaggaattcagtttcgagaatttttcaaatttctagGAATGAGTCAATACAATGTGGAATtagcattttcaaattcttctttcGTTGGAAATACGCTGAACACAGTATTCTACTTTGGAGACAACGAATTTCAGCAAGAAGATCCTTACACTCTCACTGTAAATGCATTGGCACCTTTATATACTTTTTTAATTCAAACTTTCTGTGGATTCCTCGTATATAGAGTAG CAATATTTGCATATAAAACACAGATGCACAAGTTTGGTGTTGCTCTTCCGATAAGTTTAGTTACACCAGGGACgacattattaataataatgtttTGTATAGTAAGAAATGGAGATTCATGTGTGTTTCGTGATTTCCTATCGGATTATCTATTTTTTAAAGAACCCATGTCGTATAACGACATAAAAGATTTTATCCTAAGCTGGCACATATGGTGCTGGATAATATGGTGGTTATCTCAAATTTGGATTTCGCTACAATTATGGTTCAATCAAAAAGAGAAACTTGCTCCTGTggaaaaaattttctataattcaACGTACGATTCTCTTATGatcgatcagtttataggatTAAATAAGAGAAAGTATCAAATTTATGATGCCGTTAAGAACGAAGAGCATTTCGATTTGACTATGCAATTCAAG GCTGACCATATACAAGAAATGGAAAGATCAAGTAATTCTGACTCAGGTTTTTCAGAAGAAAATACTAACAAGAAAAATGCCTGCGCCACTCAAATTTATGCATGCGTTACTATGTGGCacgaaaataaagaagaaatgaTGGCACTGATTGGAAGTATATTACGACTAGATACAGATCAGTGCGCCATGAGAGTTActcaaaaatattataaaatttttatcaaagACTACTATGAATTAGATA CACACATATGTTTCGACGACGCATTTTGCTGTATGCACGGTTGTATCGGACCCTGTAATCACTTGGAACATGAAACACAAATAAACAAGTATGTGACAACATTTTTGGAAACTATGGAAGAAGCTGTGAAAAATCTTGGCATGTGTCCGATATCGCCAACCAAATATCCAACACCCTATGGCGGTCAACTAATCTGGACTTTACCTGGAAAGACACGTTTAACGGTACACCTTAAAGATAAAAATAGAATACGACACAGAAAAAGATGGAGCCAG GTCATGTATATGTATTACCTTCTTGGCTATCGCTTGATGGACCCATCGATCGATGTTGATCGTAAAGAATTAATAACAGAAAATACTTACATTCTAACACTAGACGGTGATGTTGATTTTCGACCGGTAACTGTCAAGGCATTAATCGACTTAATGAAGAAAGATAAGACATTGGGTGCAGCCTGTGGACGAATTCACCCAGTTGGACAAG GTCCAATGATTTGGTTTCAAAAATTTGAATACGCCATAGGGCATTGGCTTCAAAAATCAACAGAACATACTACAGGTTCAGTTCTCTGTAGTCCTGGTTGTTTTTCTCTTTTCAGAGCGAAAGCTTTAATGCAACGTAACGTCATAGCAAAGTATGCGACTAGATCGACCGAGCCCAAGCATTATATTCAGTACGATCAAGGAGAAGATCGATGGCTTTGCACGTTGCTTTTGCAAGCAGGTTGTAGG GTAGACTATTGTGCAGCTGGAGATGCTTATACACATGCTCCGGAAACATTTAAAGAGTTTTATAGTCAACGTCGACGATGGATCCCATCCACTATGGCTAACATATTTGACTTATTAAATACATCGAAAGAAACCAGAAAATTGAATAGTAATATCTCTTGGCTCTATGTTGTATATCAATGGATATTGACAG GTAGCACTATTATCGGAccatcttttatttatttaatgatggCTGGTGCATTTGTCACCTCTTTCCATATAGACAACTGGACAAGTTTTTCGTTGAATCTGATTCCGATAATTGTTTTTCTAATCGTTTGTTTCTTCTGTGAAGATCGTATACAG CTTATCGTGGCCGAGATTATTACTATTCTATATAGTTTAGTAATGATAGTTGTATTAGTTGGAATACTACTAGAAGTAGCAGCGGAAGGAAGCTTTGCACCCAACACCCTTCTCTTCTTTATTGTGATTAGCCACTTTGTGCTAACAGGTTTTATGCATCCGCATGAAATTTCATGCCTGAATTCTGGaatcatttattatattacGGTACCATCGATGTATATGTTgcttattatttattctattttcaatATACACAATGTTACGTGGGGTACTAGAGAATCCAAGCAACAGATAAAg TCGTCGGAGGAAACTAATGATTCGCAACTCAGACAAAACGacaaatttcgaaataattgGACAAAACCGTTTGTCAATTCTTTCAAATATGATTTCTGTAGAAACAATTCAAAAAAACAAGAGGAATATTTACAATCTATTTACAATgcaataaatgaaattaatattcgtTTAGAGAAAATAGAAAG TAATCATAGGATCGGCAATATATCAAAAGATAATGCAGAAGTAAGCAGCGACAATGAAACTAGTACGCACGACGATAAAAATGATCACGCTATCAAAGATGAATTATATGCGAACGCAGATTTGGAAAGTACAAATTCGATACAATCGTATAATTCTGTTTATAACGAACACACCAATTATTTAATAAGTCCTCGTTGGCTTCAAA ATGCACATAAAAAGGACATATATGCATCTAGAACCGATAGGATGTCTCTTCATAATTGCATTTGTTATCAtcttatttattcaatttttagcaATGCTGGTTCATAG